The following proteins come from a genomic window of Bactrocera tryoni isolate S06 chromosome 1, CSIRO_BtryS06_freeze2, whole genome shotgun sequence:
- the LOC120769765 gene encoding COX assembly mitochondrial protein 2 homolog has product MHTDLSPHLHTSECNNLIEQLNNCHIENTFSKFLGVCNDIDNQLVRCLKRERQARAAANRVKAAERQARLKERLVSS; this is encoded by the exons ATGCATACTGATCTATCTCCACATCTGCATACATCGGAGTGCAATAACTTGATTGAACAACTAAATAATTGTCATATTGAG AatacgttttcaaaatttcttggCGTCTGCAACGATATTGATAACCAGTTGGTGAGGTGTTTAAAACGTGAACGTCAAGCACGTGCTGCAGCCAATCGCGTCAAAGCGGCCGAACGACAAGCTCGCTTAAAGGAGCGTCTAGTGTCCTCATAA
- the LOC120769759 gene encoding protein Abitram — MPTEPEDPLEPYYYNHVPEVIGGIDVPSITEEWVENYPSVVDRFFTRYYYIKESPEPAPYQVLFHSNRVCLICLAPEHPAIEDGIKSFTFDIGNTDRSKNTVKGKGKKGGMVLQHDSTLAILTSEQNKAYKIPSCVQSKLVEVNTAWVEAPKQLETAAEGEGYVAIVLPKPEDCENIKRSLLTQAQYNEKWTAIKMNAAQKLANESNVAKTEHKSAQAEQESAT; from the coding sequence ATGCCTACCGAACCAGAAGATCCGCTTGAACCGTACTACTATAACCATGTGCCAGAAGTCATTGGTGGCATAGACGTCCCGTCCATTACAGAGGAATGGGTTGAAAATTATCCCAGTGTCGTGGACCGATTTTTCACACGTTACTATTACATTAAGGAAAGTCCAGAACCGGCACCTTATCAAGTACTTTTTCACTCCAATCGGGtttgtttaatttgtttggCTCCAGAGCATCCCGCAATAGAAGACGGTATAAAATCATTCACCTTTGATATCGGCAATACAGATCGCAGTAAAAATACCGTGAAAGGAAAGGGCAAGAAAGGCGGTATGGTTCTGCAACATGACTCCACGCTAGCCATATTGACCAGCGAGCAAAataaagcgtacaaaatacctAGTTGTGTACAAAGTAAATTAGTGGAAGTGAATACAGCGTGGGTTGAAGCACCAAAGCAATTGGAAACTGCCGCCGAAGGCGAAGGATATGTCGCTATTGTATTACCAAAACCTGAAGATTGCGAAAATATTAAACGTAGCCTATTAACACAAGCACAATATAACGAAAAGTGGACAGCGATAAAAATGAATGCTGCGCAGAAGTTGGCAAATGAGAGCAACGTTGCCAAAACTGAGCACAAATCTGCGCAAGCTGAACAAGAATCTGCAACGTGA
- the LOC120769735 gene encoding serine-aspartate repeat-containing protein I, translated as MGRFTFLVLCGLILSAVSFNGAFVSGDDSNVGPSEAQCRPYIEKAINELKTGEPSDGIEAGDIPSAETISAEVSTNNEPDQQDDNAVDSGEMQSDQPVGDEKETVEITDAESVEEEEEKSIDTDGDGIRNEDDTDIDGDNKPNEQDEDMDGDGILNEEDDDIDGDVIPNERDPDIDGDGVLNVDDRDIDGDGVPNVIDHDLDGDGVPNIVDKDIDGDGVSNANDNDLDGDGIPNEEDDDIDGDGIPNDQDDDIDGDGIPNDQDDDIDGDGIPNSQDDDIDGDGIPNEQDNDIDGDGIPNDQDDDIDGDGIPNEKDNDIDGDGIPNDEDEDIDGDGIPNDEDADLDGDGIPNKDDDDIDGDGVSNEDDADIDGDGVPNESDEDIDGDGIKNEQDDDIDGDGVANEQDNDIDGDGEPNEADKDIDGDGVLNHDDVDIDGDGIPNERDHDVDGDGMPNEEEPKSLDIDGDGIPNDDDSDIDGDLKPNEVDDDMDGDGIPNVHDRDVDGDGVPNIHDEDSLEAEEVASRQKRDVGAEPVSVEAGEEQEEPSQEKPGDIDGDGIPDHEDDDKDGDGVPDHKDDDIDGDGIPNEHDTDRDGDGIPNEHDDDDGEEHEEKEDDSKPEDDTKPEDELLWEGEIPAQLRSRDHITELLQLNTEFNAREKAVDNVAEIILRDIKRIYESAIKPLETLYKYRDLSNRHFSDPEIFSKPLVLFMGPWSGGKSTIINYLTGNEYTPHSLRSGAEPSPAYFNILTWGNETEVLDGTQLAADYTFSGLQKFGEGLEERLRGLKMPNKLLEKVNIVEIPGILEVRKQVSRLFPFNDACQWFIDRADIIFLVYDPAKLDVGPETEAILDQLKGREYQTRIILNKADTVKPEELLRVQSALIWNISPLMSSAQPPLVYTSSLWSHPYQEGAPARLLLAQERAFLRDLRTAVDKRIEHKIASARRFAVRVRNHAKMVDCYLNTYYNHKTLFGNKKRIADEIINHPQNYHIYEGLSTLTNISRYDLPDPEVYRDFFRLNPLYEFKKLAETCTYFRGCPITKLDVAIAYDLPELAGKYKKMAESALANIESKGAADGEPETKGSGKSTKS; from the exons ATGGGGCGGTTTACATTTTTGGTCCTGTGCGGACTAATCCTGTCGGCCGTCTCATTTAATG GTGCCTTCGTCAGTGGCGACGACTCCAATGTTGGACCGAGCGAAGCTCAATGCCGTCCCTATATTGAAAAGGCGATAAACGAACTGAAAACAGGTGAACCCAGCGATGGCATAG AGGCAGGTGATATCCCTAGTGCCGAAACTATATCCGCCGAAGTCTCAACGAACAATGAACCCGATCAGCAAGACGACAATGCAGTCGACTCTGGTGAAATGCAATCCGATCAACCGGTTGGCGATGAAAAGGAGACTGTCGAAATAACCGATGCCGAATCCGTggaggaagaagaagagaaatCTATCGATACGGATGGTGATGGCATACGCAATGAAGATGATACCGATATTGATGGTGATAATAAGCCAAATGAACAAGATGAAGATATGGACGGTGATGGTATTTTGAATGAAGAGGACGATGACATCGATGGTGATGTTATACCAAATGAACGCGATCCCGATATCGATGGTGATGGTGTATTGAATGTTGACGATCGCGATATCGATGGTGATGGCGTACCAAATGTGATCGATCATGATCTTGACGGTGATGGTGTGCCGAATATTGTCGATAAGGATATTGATGGCGACGGTGTTAGCAATGCCAACGATAATGATCTAGATGGTGATGGCATACCCAATGAAGAAGATGATGACATTGACGGTGATGGCATACCGAATGATCAGGACGATGATATCGATGGTGACGGCATACCCAACGATCAAGACGATGATATCGATGGTGATGGTATACCAAATAGCCAAGATGACGATATAGATGGCGATGGCATACCAAATGAACAAGATAATGATATTGATGGTGATGGCATACCCAACGATCAGGACGATGACATCGATGGCGATGGCATACCAAATGAAAAGGACAATGACATCGATGGTGATGGCATACCAAACGATGAGGACGAGGATATCGATGGTGATGGCATACCGAATGACGAGGACGCCGATTTGGACGGTGATGGCATACCAAATAAGGATGATGATGACATCGATGGTGATGGTGTATCGAATGAAGATGATGCTGACATTGATGGTGATGGCGTACCAAATGAGAGTGATGAAGACATTGATGGCGATGGCATTAAAAATGAACAAGACGATGATATTGATGGTGATGGCGTGGCTAATGAACAAGATAATGACATCGATGGCGATGGTGAACCGAACGAGGCGGATAAAGATATTGATGGCGATGGCGTGCTCAATCACGATGACGTCGATATCGATGGAGATGGCATACCGAATGAACGTGACCATGATGTTGACGGAGATGGTATGCCCAATGAAGAGGAACCCAAGAGTTTGGATATTGATGGTGATGGCATTCCCAATGATGATGACAGCGACATTGACGGTGACCTTAAGCCAAATGAGGTAGACGACGACATGGACGGTGATGGCATACCAAACGTACACGACCGTGACGTTGACGGTGATGGCGTACCTAATATACATGACGAGGACAGTCTCGAGGCAGAAGAGGTGGCGTCCAGACAAAAACGTGATGTTGGCGCTGAACCAGTCTCTGTTGAAGCTGGTGAAGAGCAAGAGGAACCCAGCCAAGAAAAACCAGGCGATATTGATGGTGATGGTATACCAGACCATGAAGATGATGACAAAGATGGTGACGGCGTGCCCGATCATAAGGATGATGACATCGATGGCGATGGCATACCAAATGAACACGACACCGACCGCGATGGCGATGGTATACCGAATGAGCACGATGATGACGATGGTGAGGAGCATGAGGAGAAGGAAGACGATTCGAAACCAGAAGATGACACCAAACCGGAAGACGAATTGTTGTGG gAAGGCGAAATACCTGCGCAGCTCCGCAGCCGCGATCACATTACCGAGCTGCTGCAGCTGAACACTGAATTCAACGCACGCGAGAAGGCCGTGGACAATGTGGCCGAGATCATTTTGCGCGACATTAAGCGCATCTACGAGAGCGCCATCAAGCCTTTGGAAACGCTCTACAAATACCGTGACTTGAGTAATCGTCACTTCAGTGATCCGGAAATCTTTTCGAAGCCATTGGTATTGTTTATGGGGCCATGGTCGGGTGGCAAATCGACTATCATAAACTACCTAACTGGCAATGAATATACGCCACACTCATTGCGATCAG GCGCGGAACCTTCACCTGCCTACTTCAACATCCTGACATGGGGCAATGAGACTGAGGTGCTGGACGGCACACAGCTCGCCGCTGACTACACCTTCTCTGGCTTGCAGAAATTCGGTGAAGGCTTGGAAGAACGTCTACGTGGGCTGAAAATGCCAAACAAATTGTTGGAAAag GTCAACATCGTTGAAATTCCCGGCATTTTGGAAGTACGCAAACAGGTCTCTCGTCTTTTCCCCTTCAACGATGCTTGTCAGTGGTTTATCGATCGCGCCGATATCATATTCCTTGTCTACGATCCGGCCAAACTTGATGTTGGCCCCGAGACCGAGGCTATATTGGATCAACTTAAGGGACGTGAATATCAAACACGTATTATATTGAACAAAGCTGACACCGTTAAACCAGAGGAGCTTTTGCGCGTACAGAGTGCACTTATTTGGAATATCTCGCCGCTGATGTCCTCCGCCCAGCCACCTTTGGTGTACACATCATCGTTGTGGTCGCATCCCTATCAGGAGGGCGCACCAGCACGTCTGCTGTTGGCGCAGGAGCGCGCCTTCCTGCGCGATTTGCGCACCGCTGTCGACAAGAGGATCGAACATAAAATCGCCAGTGCGCGTCGTTTCGCT GTGCGCGTCCGCAATCATGCCAAAATGGTGGATTGCTACCTCAATACCTACTATAACCATAAGACCCTCTTCGGCAATAAGAAACGCATCGCCGATGAAATTATCAATCATCCACAAAACTACCATATCTATGAGGGACTCTCAACACTGACGAATATTTCACGTTACGATTTGCCAGATCCCGAAGTCTATCGCGACTTCTTCCGCCTCAATCCGCTTTATGAGTTTAAGAAACTTGCTGAGACCTGCACGTACTTCCGTGGTTGCCCCATTACTAAGCTGGATGTAGCAATCGCTTATGATCTGCCTGAATTGGCTGGTAAATATAAGAAGATGGCGGAATCGGCGCTCGCCAACATTGAAAGCAAAGGAGCTGCAGATGGCGAACCGGAAACAAAAGGCTCTGGCAAGAGCACGAAAAGTTGA
- the LOC120776873 gene encoding endochitinase, protein MVAVRERRLSFIRSVVQFMKEYDFDGFDLDWEYPGATDRGGTFGDKDKFLYFVQELRRAFDREGRGWEITMAVPVAKFRLQEGYHVPELCELLDAIHAMTYDLRGNWAGFADVHSPLYKRKHDQWAYEKLNVNDGLALWEEMGCPANKLVVGVPFYGRTYTLSNSNKNYNMGTYINKEAGGGAPGPYTNASGFLAYYEICTEVQDATKGWTVQWDEQGMVPYTYKDTQWVGYENEKSVQIKMDYIKQKGYAGAMTWAIDMDDFRGLCGRENALMQILYDNMHDYTVPEPTRETTERPEWAKPPATPPNPDEASFVSQDVTTKRPKPKPTATTITTKRPLAEQTTTTTTKKPSKGSKKPKPRPKPRPTTSTSTTTTTTETPTSSSSEETGGLEVLEPKPEIVEPSGGHVMPDIDCTNKDFIPHANCQKYYRCVHGEPVEFECKEGTAFHTILNVCDWIENSDRYYCTKTKKKALSNETK, encoded by the exons ATGGTTGCGGTGCGTGAACGACGACTCAGTTTCATACGCAGCGTTGTGCAGTTCATGAAGGAATATGACTTCGATGGCTTCGATTTGGATTGGGAGTACCCCGGTGCTACCGATCGTGGTGGCACTTTTGGCGACAAGGACAAATTCTTGTACTTTGTGCAAGAGTTGCGACGTGCTTTCGATCGTGAAGGACGCGGTTGGGAAATAACAATGGCGGTGCCGGTGGCGAAGTTCAGATTGCAAGAAGGTTATCATGTGCCCGAGCTGTGCGA ATTACTGGATGCCATACATGCCATGACTTATGATCTACGCGGCAACTGGGCTGGCTTTGCTGATGTACACAGTCCACTCTATAAGCGCAAGCACGATCAGTGGGCTTATGAGAAACTAAATGTG AACGATGGTCTTGCTCTCTGGGAGGAGATGGGTTGCCCCGCCAATAAGCTGGTCGTGGGCGTACCCTTCTATGGACGCACTTACACACTGAGCAACTCCAACAAGAACTACAACATGGGTACATACATCAATAAGGAGGCCGGCGGTGGCGCACCCGGACCCTACACCAATGCCAGCGGTTTCCTGGCTTACTACGAAATATGTACCGAGGTACAGGATGCCACCAAGGGTTGGACCGTGCAATGGGATGAACAGGGCATGGTGCCCTACACCTACAAAGACACACAATGGGTGGGCTACGAGAATGAAAAGTCGGTGCAAATCAAAATGGACTATATCAAGCAAAAGGGCTATGCAGGCGCTATGACCTGGGCCATTGATATGGATGACTTCCGTGGTTTGTGTGGGCGCGAGAATGCACTAATGCAAATTCTCTACGACAATATGCACGATTACACAGTGCCGGAGCCGACGCGCGAAACGACTGAGCGG CCCGAGTGGGCCAAACCACCAGCGACGCCGCCAAATCCCGACGAGGCCAGTTTCGTGTCACAAGATGTCACCACGAAGCGTCCGAAGCCAAAGCCCACAGCAACGACAATCACAACAAAACGACCGTTGGCCGAGCaaaccaccacaacaacaaccaag AAACCATCCAAAGGCTCCAAGAAACCCAAACCGAGACCCAAGCCGAGACCAACCACATCCACATCCAcgacaacaaccacaacagaAACACCAACATCATCAAGCAGCGAGGAAACCGGTGGATTGgaagttttagaaccaaaaccGGAGATTGTTGAACCCAGCGGCGGACATGTGATGCCCGATATCGATTGTACGAATAAGGACTTTATACCGCACGCAAATTGTCAAAAG TACTATCGCTGCGTGCACGGCGAACCAGTTGAATTCGAATGCAAGGAGGGCACGGCTTTCCACACAATTTTGAATGTTTGCGATTGGATCGAGAATAGCGACCGCTATTACTGCACCAAAACAAAGAAGAAGGCGCTGAGCAATGAGAcgaagtaa
- the LOC120782674 gene encoding early nodulin-75-like, whose protein sequence is MSWRLRCLVLTALAVWQAHAKPLIEDATFSDVDLLAEDSHADAVYVATPARSKRTPQHFGGNCGFNGCGGRNIFGSNNSPAYNSYAYVPYNNALQPPATVVNHVHQRDGSPPPIVQSQQQYRPSSHQHQASTGTVVRHEHQRDGPPPPSTPISGAYTEQSYNSYLTQNTHPHHHHRQHHHPPLHDYEYASKPPQPPVSWASLAPLDYYDYNSNEYSSGFHNHPPPGFHGGNPFGPPYGAPPGFNRHPPHYGPPGHGPPGHGPPGHGPPGHGPPGHGPPGHGPPGHYGPPPPDRFGPPGHYGPPGDFGPPDGEPPNYEEPPDFGNSSPSPVPSAEPWPSQETSPALPQPAETPPPPAPTPPVIAPVPSTTPAPVLVTVAPTTSTTTTTTTAEPFYDIDVRFGN, encoded by the exons ATGAGCTGGCGCTTACGCTGC ctCGTGTTGACCGCTCTAGCTGTGTGGCAAGCGCATGCAAAGCCATTGATAGAAGATGC CACCTTTTCAGATGTTGACCTTCTCGCCGAAGACTCGCATGCTGATGCCGTCTACGTAGCAACGCCGGCCCGCAGCAAACGCACACCACAACATTTTGGTGGTAATTGTGGCTTTAACGGTTGTGGTGGTCGAAACATTTTCGGCTCAAATAACAGTCCCGCATATAACAGTTACGCTTATGTGCCTTATAATAATGCGTTGCAGCCACCGGCAACGGTGGTGAATCATGTACATCAACGTGACGGTTCGCCACCACCGATTGTTcagtcacaacaacaatatcgcCCCTCATCTCATCAACATCAAGCATCCACCGGCACTGTTGTGCGCCATGAACATCAACGTGACGGTCCACCGCCTCCATCAACCCCCATTTCAGGTGCTTATACTGAGCAGTCATATAATTCGTACTTAACACAAAACACTCATccacaccaccaccaccgccaacATCATCATCCACCCCTTCATGATTACGAATATGCTTCAAAGCCACCACAGCCACCGGTGTCATGGGCTTCGCTAGCACCGCTAGATTATTATGATTATAATTCGAATGAATATTCGTCAGGTTTTCATAACCATCCACCACCAGGGTTCCACGGAGGCAATCCGTTTGGTCCACCTTATGgag CGCCACCTGGCTTTAATAGACACCCTCCACATTATG GACCACCAGGTCATGGACCACCAGGTCATGGACCACCAGGTCATGGACCACCTGGTCATGGACCACCAGGTCACGGACCACCAGGTCATGGACCTCCAGGCCATTATGGACCTCCACCTCCAGACCGTTTTGGCCCTCCAGGTCATTATGGTCCTCCAGGTGATTTTGGCCCACCCGACGGTGAACCACCCAATTATGAAG AACCACCAGATTTTGGCAATAGTTCCCCATCTCCAGTTCCGTCTGCTGAACCATGGCCTTCACAAGAAACTTCACCAGCACTTCCTCAACCAGCGGAAACACCACCGCCTCCAGCACCTACTCCGCCGGTGATCGCGCCAGTTCCAAGCACTACACCGGCGCCGGTTTTGGTGACAGTGGCCCCAACCACTTCGactacaacaaccacaacgACTGCCGAACCATTTTACGACATTGATGTTAGATTTGGCAACTAA
- the LOC120778518 gene encoding protein BCCIP homolog, with protein sequence MSANKKKNLNSMEEDPTADDSDSSIEDDDDDEPHPDAYTGNEEVEIDFEGRAPTDPDCHGISQLLQRVFLRAPVNTMQMADMIIAQNYVGSVICQCEPDGAESDMDDDMVEEGTIFGITTVINMTAKKDIACIEQLRGYIIQRAEKNAPDSVLTHLRDVLGNEGRPVGFLINERFINIPAQISVPLLENLHKEVLTAKQKGMQFNFSYFIMIVKFYRKEARKGKPAEDTYTNAEEEVICSKAVNSFEYSVADECDVGMSGDWLEGDATLTPYRKIILLDAKELPHLIDDIRNYINGV encoded by the exons ATGTCggcaaataaaaagaagaacTTGAATTCTATGGAGGAAGACCCCACAGCCGACGATTCGGATAGCTCGATTGAggatgatgatgacgatgagCCTCATCCTGATGCATATACCGGCAATGAG GAAGTGGAAATTGATTTCGAAGGTCGTGCCCCCACTGATCCAGATTGTCATGGAATTTCACAACTCTTACAGCGCGTGTTCCTGCGTGCGCCAGTAAACACCATGCAAATGGCAGATATGATAATtg CTCAAAATTATGTGGGCAGTGTTATTTGCCAATGCGAGCCAGATGGTGCTGAGAGTGACATGGACGATGATATGGTTGAAGAAGGCACAATATTTGGTATTACAACAGTCATCAATATGACTGCAAAAAAGGACATTGCTTGCATAGAGCAATTGCGTGGATATATAATACAGCGAGCTGAAAAAAATGCGCCAGATTCAGTATTGACACACCTACGAGATGTGCTCGGAAATGAGGGGCGACCAGTGGGATTTCTTATCAATGAACGTTTCATAAATATACCAGCACAAATCTCAGTGCCGTTACTAGAGAATTTACATAAAGAAGTGCTAACAGCTAAACAGAAGGGCATGCAATTTAACTTCAGTTATTTTATAATGATAGTTAAATTCTACCGAAAAGAGGCACGCAAGGGAAAACCTGCTGAAGATACATATACGAATGCCGAAGAGGAAGTAATTTGTTCCAAAGCAGTAAATTCATTCGAGTATTCTGTTGCAGACGAGTGTGATGTTGGTATGAGTGGAGATTGGCTAGAAGGCGACGCGACATTAACACCTTATCGCAAAATTATCTTACTTGACGCTAAGGAGCTACCACATTTAATTGACGATATTAGAAATTACATCAATGGagtgtaa